The Leptidea sinapis chromosome 17, ilLepSina1.1, whole genome shotgun sequence genome contains the following window.
ctttggaAAGAATGAAAATGTGTgcaattaaaacttaatttagATACATCGATTATATGCATAGCATGGTCCCGGAAGACTGTGGTAAGTTCCTATGTAacgtcttttaaaaaaaatagtatttattttccaaagtaatgaatataatatgtaattattaaatgtaaaatatcgTCCGTAAACCGACTTCAGAGAAAACCAATTTTCCTTTGTATGGCGTTCATTTTCGAATTCGatttattggtttttatttaCTATGTCGGTAATAGTAACAAACTGTAAAGATTTCAGCTGCCTAACTATTGCTGTTTATATAGAGTATATAGAGCCCATTAACAGACAGACAAATGATGGTGTTGGATGGTAGAATGAGATTTGTAGTTGAAAACATACGATTGGCATAGGTTAACCAACCAACATCTTACACCAACAGAAATTGTGACTCAACTATAAGCAACGATGGGGCGCGGTAATGAAGAGCGGCGCCCCACCCTGCACGCGCCGTCTGGTCGTACAGATTCATTCGATTGCAAATCAGTACTCCTATTTAGGCGTACATCAGCCACAAGACCAcattcttcttagtcggacactcttgtcagagtggtcctgttgcgctgacgaggtacatggtggagtgttcggtgggtcaacatcctttctgagggtagatctcctggccatgtgcttccatttctgacggttagaggcgttgcgagtacactggactatggtggactcagtagcctttgtgatggcgtctatccagcgggttggcgatcgaccgcttgctctcttgccttccacctggccctgaactaccagtctctccatcgagttctcatttctagagacgtgaccaaagaacttcagtattcttagttgcacaattgacgatagtctgtctttaatacgaagctctttgaggatggatacattggtgcgaaatgccgtccacgggatctttaggaggcgtctccagcaccacatctctaatgcatcgattttacagcggtcctgcagtctcagagaccaagtttcggctccatagagaaagattggaaacacaaggcatttcatcaatctgactTTAGTCTTCTTGGTAATCCTCCTGTCCCTCCAAATCTTTCCCAGTTGTTCCACTGCAGACCTGGTGATGGCGCACCGTCGTCTGATCTCGTCGCCACATCCTCCAGTACTTGATATAGTAGAACCAAGATAAATATAGGTCTGAACCACTTCACAGTTGGCTATATAGGGTACGTTGGTTCCAATTTGTTCGGCCCGGTCTACTATCATCACCTTCGTCTTGTCTCGGTTAATAAtaagtccgaattggagactggtactttctagacggtttagaaaattttccatatcttctctagtctgtgcgagaagggtagtatcatcagcgtatctgAGGTTATTTATCACGCGTCCCCCAACAGATATTCCTTTGTTCCAATCTTCCAAGACAATGCGCATAATATACTCTGTGTAGATGTTAAAGAGTAATGGCGATAAGATGCATCCTTGTCGTACACCGGCCTCAGTCTTGAATTCGCTTGAAAGGATATCATCCACTCGTACCGCTGCAGTACCGTGCTCATACAACCTCCTCAATAGACCTATTAAATGGGATGGTACACCCATTTCCGCAAGTATCTTCCAAAGGTGTGTCCATATGACCGTGTCAAATGCTTTGCGAAAGTCCACAAAGCAGATGTAAAGGGTTGTATTGAATTCTCTGGCCTTCTCAATAATCTGACGCAGTATAAGAATTTGTTCCCGAGTGCCTCTTCCCTTAACAAATCCGGCTTGCTCGGGTGCAATCTGCCTTGAGAGGTAGGCCAACAGCCTTGTATTAATTATGTGGAGCATCACCTTACTTGCATGAGATATCAAGGATATGAGTCGGTAGTTGATGCATTTCTTGGTGGACCCTTTTTTGTGCAGTGGAATGAAAATGGATTTTGACCAATCGTCAGGCCATATTCCAGTCTCCCATATTTTACAGCAGatggtatataaaatatcaactcCAGGTTCTCCCATCGCTTTGAGGACTTCTATTGGGATCTCATCACAACCTTTGGCTTTATTGCATTTGAGGTGTGTAATTGCTGCTCGTACTTCATCCCGCATGATGTCGGGTTCACGGTCAAGTATGTTGTGGGGAGAACATGTGAAGCTTAGTACCAAATTATTGGAAAATAATGATTGACAATATTCCTTCCACACATTCACGATATCCTTTATCTCCGTAACCGTATTCCCAGCGGAGTCCTCAACAGCCCACGTCTTAGGTTTAAATTGGCGTGTTATGTATCGCACCTTATCATGCAGATCTTTGGTTTGATATTTGTCGGAGTGCTGTTCCAGTTCATGACATATCTTACTCAGATGGTTATTGCGGTCACGTCGGCAAGCAGCTTGTATGATAGCTGACTTGGCATTTAGCTTCGTATTGCTAGCACCACTGGCTTTAAGTTTTCGGCGCTCTTCAACCAAATGCCAGGTTTCTTCCGTCATCCAATGTTGTCGTTTTGGTAAGACGGTTTTCGGTTGTGACTCAGCAATCGCCTCCACAATATATGTTTTTGCCGAGATCCACAAGTAGTTAGAGTCATTGTTTCCGATACCTGCTCTCCATGCGGCATGTCTGTTCTGTATCGAGGTGGTTAGTGACTTTCGATCGTTCACCTCCATTCTTCTAGCCATTTTAATTTGTCTTGCTCTTTGCAATTTCAATCGCAGGTTCCCAATGAGCAGTTGATGGTCGGAATGACAATCAGCACCGGGAAGGGTATGTGTATTGGCAATTGAACTTTTCCATCTGGTTCTCACTAATATGTAATCTATCTGATTGCGGTGTTTGCCATCAGGGGAGGTCCAGGTATATAGGCGTCTAGGATGGTGTTTGAACATCGTGTTTGCTATGGCCATGTTGTTATCGGCTGCAAACTCCATGAGTTGTTCACCCCTTGGGTTACGAACACCATGGCCATAGTTCCCAACAATATGTCGTATGCCCGTATTCATTGTGGTGTTTCCCACCTTGGCGTTAAAGTCCCCAATGATGATTAATAGCTCTCTTTTGGGGATCTTAGCTATTGAAGACTCAAGTTGACAATAGAAGTCTTCTACTTCTTCATCTTTGGCAGAACTTGTAGGAGCATAGACTTATGTTGAGTGGGGTCGGTGATGCGCTAAGTTTAATGGAAATAATTCTATCATTAATTGGGTGATATCCAAGCACcgagtttttacataatttaggGATCGCAATAGCCACACCCGAAAAGCTACTTTTATCGTTGCCGGAGAAATAGATGGTATGTTTCTCTGAGTCAAAGTGGCCGCTACCTTTCCAATGTGTCTCACTGATTCCCGTGATAGTGTCCCCAAAAGACCACATTGCTACTTAGTAAATTTACTATCATATTAGTACCTTTTTTTCTTACAGCAAGATTTTGTAACAACCCTTGCATATTTTCATTCCAAAGTAgcctaatttaaataaatatttggacTTTTTGAATCTTATAGCGACTAGACGTACCACGTGTTTAGCAGCAGAACAAaggaaattcaaattaaaatatttttatttaaaatctcttattaaatatcaaaaactaaacattaataataaacatatatattaaataatttgttaatcaTTTTTACCTGAGTGTTCTCCTTATCTGCAGTTTCAGGTTTGCTTTTTATTGGTTCACGATCGGGTTTCTCAGCTTGGCTATCATCATCGAAATTCTGGTCAAGCATCTTAAATCGAGTTCCAACATAATTATAACTTCACATAAAATAAGAAGTGGAATGACAATGAAGTTGTATTTACAATTTATGTAAACAACAAAAAACACATTACTTAAAATCAATTCCCGCGTAATTTGAAGACGGTAATTCACTCAGGTGGATATGGGATATTAAATTatcgttataataatattgtatagtcTCATGACAAATTGTTTTACTAGGAAGTTTCTCAACTCCTCGTCAAATAGATACATCAGATGTAATCTGAAAGTGTACCTTTCGCTTAACTATCTGTATTCACATATCAATCTTCACCAATTTAATAATATGGTAGTAATCATCTCATGTTACTTATGTATGAGTAATGATGCTGAATATACcaaaatccaaaaataaaaacgaatttCTGAACCACCACCTACTTTTTGTAatctaaaagttataaaaaactCACATCTTCCCGTTCGAGAATATCATCAGGATCATCACTTATTTCACTCAGGTCATCTGGTATGGGCTTTTCATCGATATCCGCTTCCTCTGTTACAGCAGTAGTCACTGCCTGAGCGGCTATTTCTTTAACTGGCTCTTGTTCATTTCGCGGCCCCCGTCGCTTGTTACCATCATTGCGTCCGTGATCCATCCTAGCTCCACGATTATAATCATCTATAAGTTGAACATTGTAATGAGAAAATTATAACTGATGTAGTTAAGCTGTAGTTAGCGTTCTATTAGCAATAATACCATGCATGCGGTTACGATTAACACCCAAATGGCCACGATGGCGCCAACCTTCCATTTCTTGCTCTTTGTCACCCCACTCGCCCATCTACAATGTAAACAAATAGTTGAATTATCAATCAAGCATTATTCAACATACTAATGATACACATATTTCATACCAAAGTGAGGGCTGGGGCATCCAAGGAAAATATGGGATAGGATTAGGCAGGTGTTTTGGTAAGTTTGTTCTTTATAATCTATTGGTTTGTTCCAGTACTCGTAATACAATTTAACCTAAagcgaaattatttttaaatataggtatcaaacaaattcaaaaattgtCAACAAACTTGTTATTACATAAGTGGTGTGCAATAAACGTgcaacaaatatattatgtaaaaatttataattttaagaataaattacttGGGATTCAGGCCAATGTCTTTCTCTCCCCCAATCTCCTGAGCCCCGATAGTCTTCATTATCCCATTCTTTATGATGGAGGTAACCATGATCCCGATCTATTGAGCCAGATCTGCCCTCCCAAGATCGTTCTCGATGCTCACGTCGTCGGTCATCATAAccttaaattgtaaaaaataaaataaattacttgtaTCAAAACGAACGGGGCAACTATGACCATATATGTTTCTTCATTTGActgagaaaaaataattatccatTCGTTATATGTCAAagatttagtaaaaaaaataaaaatgatcttACCCACATCGACGCCACGGGAATCGGCCAAAGAATCTCCATACATTCTATTATCATCATCTGGGTAACCTCTAGAGGGACCGGGCATATCATATCCGGGATCATAGTGCCTATCTCTGGCTTGAATATATCCAGGCGACCTCTCACCGTCACGGGGCCTATCATCATAGCGATCATCCATTCGATCATAACGTTCATTGAGACCCTGATCATACTGACGAGCTCCACCTAAATCGTAGTCTCCTTGTTCTCTATCTACACTGTCCATTCTATCCCGCTTAATTGATCTATCTCGTTCGAATTTTTCTGGCTTCCTTACTCCTCGATCAGGGTGACCTTCTGGACGATCTTTAGAATTAGATGAATTTTTATCAATATCTAAGGACCGGTTGGATATTGCCGCTAAGGCAGCTAGTCTTTCTTCAGGTCGTGGAAGTAACCTTTGCATTGGTTTACTTGGTTTTTCTAAGCCTTTATCTAATCTTCCACCACCCAAACCTCTTTCTCGCCCTCTCCGCTTATCATCTCTTTTCACATCTTTATTACGCTCCCGAACTCTCTCTTTACGGTCATTCCTCTCCTTTTCTTCgtgcttttctttttttttctcaataGACCTACGACGATCGCGTTCTTTACTCACGGATCTCTTCTTGTGTCGATCAGTACTGCCTTCTTTGCGTACTAGTTTTTTTGGGGAAACTGGTCTACTCCGTTCCGAACTTTCTTTACGTCTTACCTCTTTTTTTGGAGATCTCGATCTTGCCTTCTTGAGCGATCTACTGCGTCTTATACGATGACTTTCACGATCCTTATCTTTTTCTTTAGCTCGATCTTTATCTTTCTCACGATCTCTAGTAGACTGGGGCGAATTACttctatttctttctttctttagtGGGGATTTACTCTGCTTTGACACTGTTTTCGATAGAAGGCTTTTCGAAGTAATTGGCGGCGTTCCTCCAGATTTTTTTGCTGGTGATAAAGACTTTTTTCCGAGTGCTGTTTTTGTTAGAGATTTTTTCTTAGCAACTTcacttttttttgaaaatcgttCATCCTTTTTAATACTACTTTTCTTTATTTCGGGTTTATCTCTTTTACCTGAATCACTTTTAACTAATTTCTTTTTGGAAGGAACATCACCCTCAGATGAAGAACTAGAATTCCTTTTCAGTTTATTCTTTTTTCCTTTTCTTTTAGTGTCCCTAAAAGGATCAACACATTTCATGAATTATGGGTAAAGAGTAACAATAAATAAGTTGTTTAGAGTATTTAGCttactttatgaataaattgGGTATTTGAAAAGCATTCCcagactattttttttatataaaatgattaatttcaTGATAAGTCATGATGAAGCAATCATACGGGCAACACCTTATTACAAGTGAATACCGACACACATGCTCTCTCACAACACAAGAGTAAAGAGTGACATGAGTGTTTCCAGTATTTAACATGGATTTGCTATGATGCCGTTACCTGGCAACACGGTGCTAGAAATAACATTTTGGTCGAAAAATTCCTTGAAATAACCCACACTACATCAAAAGGATCATCCTGCCAGGATGCTAAGTGTGTGATAATGGTTTTGAGCGGCAAGAATGGGATAAACCGCGGTCGAAACCTAAAAAGCGGGGACCTGACCTCACACTGGAGGGTCATTGGAAAATAGGTACTTGTCCAAATTTGAGGTCTACCTTCTTTTGTCCAAATTTGAAATTGACAGAAACTGCTTtttgcttatattattatttataatttataaattatccaaattaaattcatacatTCATACAATTCATAATGTGTCACTTCAATTCCCCTCGA
Protein-coding sequences here:
- the LOC126969149 gene encoding uncharacterized protein DDB_G0284459-like isoform X1, which translates into the protein MSKQGKRKISVELPKSKDLSNRPSVFERLGTKKSSGKKSEYCRQWAQHGTCAYSKSCKFASTHTLISPSKQRATNKDDLKRIIKDDPKSRLHSTVVVRSGRSPDGDIDNWDQNDLEYADTDVLEKRRQQLQRELELQFKMESGKDMAKDKKKVVSSSSSSRSSSSSSASSSSSEGSSSSSSSCRDTKRKGKKNKLKRNSSSSSEGDVPSKKKLVKSDSGKRDKPEIKKSSIKKDERFSKKSEVAKKKSLTKTALGKKSLSPAKKSGGTPPITSKSLLSKTVSKQSKSPLKKERNRSNSPQSTRDREKDKDRAKEKDKDRESHRIRRSRSLKKARSRSPKKEVRRKESSERSRPVSPKKLVRKEGSTDRHKKRSVSKERDRRRSIEKKKEKHEEKERNDRKERVRERNKDVKRDDKRRGRERGLGGGRLDKGLEKPSKPMQRLLPRPEERLAALAAISNRSLDIDKNSSNSKDRPEGHPDRGVRKPEKFERDRSIKRDRMDSVDREQGDYDLGGARQYDQGLNERYDRMDDRYDDRPRDGERSPGYIQARDRHYDPGYDMPGPSRGYPDDDNRMYGDSLADSRGVDVGYDDRRREHRERSWEGRSGSIDRDHGYLHHKEWDNEDYRGSGDWGRERHWPESQMGEWGDKEQEMEGWRHRGHLGVNRNRMHDDYNRGARMDHGRNDGNKRRGPRNEQEPVKEIAAQAVTTAVTEEADIDEKPIPDDLSEISDDPDDILEREDMLDQNFDDDSQAEKPDREPIKSKPETADKENTQDTRSGCDDKESQDGKDDDDVANLDFEEISDGELEEEKTRTGLGDALGVDWASLVADVNRREQKPPTGGARDRWRPERVLARLGLSLNMAGKEKVQQILEKNAQIVEKESQGDSGGKLVTNGKHDEDEEKPKPVLPNVDELHPVAAIQVALEKRKQQRGVLFGTGCEVTRGLSARRDLVLRRYLCNLPATERTGQSRVTPQNSLFKAAQALLMQAPVTG
- the LOC126969149 gene encoding uncharacterized protein DDB_G0284459-like isoform X2 — its product is MSKQGKRKISVELPKSKDLSNRPSVFERLGTKKSSGKKSEYCRQWAQHGTCAYSKSCKFASTHTLISPSKQRATNKDDLKRIIKDDPKSRLHSTVVVRSGRSPDGDIDNWDQNDLEYADTDVLEKRRQQLQRELELQFKMESGKDMAKDKKKVVSSSSSSRSSSSSSASSSSSEGSSSSSSSCRDTKRKGKKNKLKRNSSSSSEGDVPSKKKLVKSDSGKRDKPEIKKSSIKKDERFSKKSEVAKKKSLTKTALGKKSLSPAKKSGGTPPITSKSLLSKTVSKQSKSPLKKERNRSNSPQSTRDREKDKDRAKEKDKDRESHRIRRSRSLKKARSRSPKKEVRRKESSERSRPVSPKKLVRKEGSTDRHKKRSVSKERDRRRSIEKKKEKHEEKERNDRKERVRERNKDVKRDDKRRGRERGLGGGRLDKGLEKPSKPMQRLLPRPEERLAALAAISNRSLDIDKNSSNSKDRPEGHPDRGVRKPEKFERDRSIKRDRMDSVDREQGDYDLGGARQYDQGLNERYDRMDDRYDDRPRDGERSPGYIQARDRHYDPGYDMPGPSRGYPDDDNRMYGDSLADSRGVDVGYDDRRREHRERSWEGRSGSIDRDHGYLHHKEWDNEDYRGSGDWGRERHWPESQMGEWGDKEQEMEGWRHRGHLGVNRNRMHDDYNRGARMDHGRNDGNKRRGPRNEQEPVKEIAAQAVTTAVTEEADIDEKPIPDDLSEISDDPDDILEREDMLDQNFDDDSQAEKPDREPIKSKPETADKENTQDTRSGCDDKESQDGKDDDDVANLDFEEISDGELEEEKTRSLGDALGVDWASLVADVNRREQKPPTGGARDRWRPERVLARLGLSLNMAGKEKVQQILEKNAQIVEKESQGDSGGKLVTNGKHDEDEEKPKPVLPNVDELHPVAAIQVALEKRKQQRGVLFGTGCEVTRGLSARRDLVLRRYLCNLPATERTGQSRVTPQNSLFKAAQALLMQAPVTG